Proteins co-encoded in one Hyla sarda isolate aHylSar1 chromosome 4, aHylSar1.hap1, whole genome shotgun sequence genomic window:
- the LOC130267492 gene encoding T-cell immunoglobulin and mucin domain-containing protein 4-like isoform X7, with amino-acid sequence MTKEVLTISEDVTGSMNDTLTLPCTYTPHKDQRSMCWERGDCSQFGCNKEIIKTDGQNVTERKSDRYQLLGDISEGDVSLTITGATKEDKGTYCCHVEIPGQFNDRKKKVEVKIQEAENAESTSKIPNSHTHITATRKSMYQTYDVSHNPVTLTTRTTSFTSQVTGNSEHKSQSTSTTSIVIPSIVVTLFLITLIGVIIFLYKYKSGKKTITESTLPVVNLEALEKAGHKTTDNIYT; translated from the exons TTCGATGAATGACACATTGACCCTACCCTGCACCTATACGCCTCATAAGGATCAACGCTCCATGTGCTGGGAACGAGGCGACTGCTCACAGTTTGGCTGTAATAAAGAGATTATCAAGACTGATGGCCAAAATGTGACCGAGAGGAAATCTGACAGATACCAGTTACTGGGGGATATAAGTGAGGGGGACGTGTCCCTGACCATCACCGGGGCCACTAAAGAAGATAAGGGAACCTACTGCTGCCATGTGGAGATCCCTGGGCAATTCAATGAtcggaaaaaaaaggtggaagtgAAGATACAAGAAG CAGAAAACGCAGAATCTACCTCCAAAATCCCCAATTCTCATACACATATCACAGCTACCCGAAAGTCCATGTATCAGACAT ATGATGTTTCCCACAATCCTGTGACTCTTACAACCAGGACAACTTCATTCACCTCACAG GTGACCGGAAACTCTGAACACAAGTCGCAATCCACATCCACCACCAGTATTGTAATTCCCAGCATTGTTGTAACACTTTTCCTTATCACATTGATAGGAGTCATCATATTCCTGT ATAAATATAAAAGTGGTAAGAAGACAATAACAGAGAG CACATTGCCGGTGGTAAATTTGGAAGCTCTGGAAAAAGCAGGACACAAAACCACAGATAATATCTATACCTAA